In the Wyeomyia smithii strain HCP4-BCI-WySm-NY-G18 chromosome 2, ASM2978416v1, whole genome shotgun sequence genome, one interval contains:
- the LOC129722209 gene encoding N-alpha-acetyltransferase 35, NatC auxiliary subunit isoform X1 yields the protein MDLNSTGPQDLSITSARSVNHGNFSEELSAEQNPQQESVTIAGDAQNNEMRGAPTNGNNSAPELVNREWKEITADFFGCVKELNLGELIHDNMFGLFDAMSAIEMMDPKMDAGMCCNKETTPLNFQTAVESGQMKLANLEPRECIGIIDAIYSCIVSWLEGHSMAQTVLTCLYLHHPNQIEDKLIKAFSWAVHKMVNLIRNFILRAGVYEEEDFQPSTYGFDLCMELTETKACSMLKSAEEDWIRKIKEAEGEREKEEINALVSRLKFTRLLLQCLVALYPTKQNSSWNVSSSNASMVTVNNISPTKTEMIDIVKTLNGALELTQVMEKSIEYGTQPDPNSDTPNPMGFSMMVNQRLLPPTFPRYTKIKDRSVCILYLAEFIQRLKHACKIVHCTNYHSALNFFMDFSKKYVPCLLSRRILQALYLPSHDMVFGTKKLTEVLKESAKAFIAPPVLLPDNPLFNNPAACNCVDSFFAYNEHTFCVLFEICGYNRARQRDKLGIMLSNFANLQDEAERVDAYLHSLSMKNENPRQHLACFGTWVLYHCLRAMSFFLLSGLELELYSVHEYLYIFWYLYQFLFGWIVSALTRADTFLVEQDYVPDPKGAKGNQKKPKVKKRKGKTDAKENIFYQAMQHMCGGYYKALGGFIGEERIPEPLPMFDNEKVRFEHRFAPFATLSTPPPMAYADFKLMKSYMLKSPAEELYSSAAKHFHDARVLLESYPNPDEEWHEIVKVAKMNFVMMNLLASGLNRQSKAPPEFDFSCHRYFPIIKHKK from the exons ATGGATCTAAACTCGACAGGCCCGCAAGATTTAAG TATAACATCTGCAAGATCAGTGAATCATGGAAATTTTAGTGAAGAACTTTCAGCAGAGCAGAACCCACAGCAGGAGTCTGTGACGATCGCAGGAGATGCACAGAACAATGAGATGCGCGGTGCACCTACCAATGGCAACAATTCTGCACCGGAACTAGTGAACCGCGAGTGGAAAGAAATAACCGCGGACTTTTTTGGGTGTGTCAAAGAATTGAACCTCGGCGAGCTGATTCACGATAATATGTTCGGACTCTTCGATGCCATGTCTGCTATCGAAATGATGGATCCGAAAATGGATGCTGGAATGTGCTGTAACAAGGAAACTACTCCGTTGAATTTTCAAACTGCTGTAGAG AGCGGGCAAATGAAATTGGCCAATTTGGAACCACGCGAATGCATTGGGATAATTGATGCTATTTACTCCTGTATTGTTTCCTGGTTGGAGGGCCATTCGATGGCGCAAACAGTACTTACTTGTCTGTATCTACATCATCCAAATCAAATAGAGGACAAATTGATTAAAGCATTTTCATGGGCCGTGCACAAGATGGTTAATTTGATTCGGAATTTCATCTTGCGCGCTGGCGTGTACGAGGAAGAAGATTTTCAGCCGAGTACTTACGGGTTTGATTTGTGTATGGAGCTGACGGAAACCAAGGCGTGCAGTATGCTGAAAAGCGCCGAAGAAGATTGGATCAGGAAAATCAAGGAAGCGGAAGGCGAACGGGAAAAAGAGGAAATCAACGCTCTCGTTAGTCGGCTGAAATTTACACGGTTACTGCTGCAATGCTTGGTTGCACTTTACCCAACCAAG CAAAATTCTTCCTGGAATGTCTCTAGTTCGAATGCTAGCATGGTAACAGTAAAT AATATTTCACCAACTAAAACGGAAATGATAGACATAGTGAAAACGCTCAACGGAGCACTGGAATTAACTCAAGTTATGGAGAAATCAATTGAGTACGGAACACAACCTGATCCGAATT CTGATACTCCAAATCCCATGGGATTTTCTATGATGGTTAATCAGAGACTGCTGCCACCTACTTTTCCACGCTACACCAAGATTAAAGATCGTTCGGTTTGCATTCTTTATCTGGCGGAGTTTATCCAACGATTGAAGCATGCATGTAAGATTGTACATTGCACTAACTATCACAGCGCCCTG AACTTCTTCATGGACTTCAGCAAGAAGTACGTGCCCTGCCTGTTGTCACGGCGTATTCTGCAAGCCTTGTATTTACCATCGCACGATATGGTTTTCGGGACCAAGAAGCTAACCGAAGTCTTGAAAGAATCCGCCAAAGCATTCATTGCACCACCCGTTCTACTGCCTGACAATCCTCTTTTTAACAATCCCGCT GCTTGCAATTGCGTGGACTCTTTCTTCGCCTACAATGAGCACACGTTTTGCGTACTGTTCGAAATTTGCGGCTACAATCGGGCCAGACAACGAGATAAATTAGGTATTATGCTGTCCAACTTTGCCAATCTGCAGGATGAAGCTGAACGAGTCGACGCCTATCTGCACTCACTTTCGATGAAAAACGAAAACCCTCGGCAACATCTAGCTTGCTTCGGAACGTGGGTACTGTATCACTGTTTGCGCGCGATGTCGTTCTTCCTGCTCTCGGGACTGGAGTTGGAACTATACTCAGTGCATGAGTATCTCTACATTTTCTGGTATCTGTATCAGTTCCTGTTCGGCTGGATTGTCTCAGCCTTGACTCGTGCCGATACATTCTTGGTAGAACAGGATTACGTCCCGGACCCGAAAGGGGCTAAAGGAaatcagaaaaagccaaaagtgAAAAAACGAAAGGGAAAAACCGACGCCAAAGAAAACATCTTCTATCAAGCAATGCAGCATATGTGTGGAGGTTATTATAAGGCACTTGGTGGTTTCATAGGCGAAGAACGAATTCCAGAGCCGCTTCCTATGTTCGATAACGAAAAGGTTCGCTTTGAGCATCGATTCGCGCCTTTCGCAACTCTATCAACGCCTCCTCCGATGGCGTACGCTGATTTCAAGCTAATGAAATCGTATATGCTCAAATCTCCGGCAGAAGAACTTTACTCATCGGCTGCCAAGCATTTTCACGATGCTCGTGTATTGTTGGAATCGTATCCTAATCCGGATGAAGAG TGGCACGAGATAGTAAAGGTAGCCAAAATGAATTTCGTGATGATGAATCTGCTGGCTAGTGGGTTGAATCGACAGTCGAAGGCACCACCAGAGTTTGATTTCTCATGTCATCGGTATTTTCCTATCATTAAGCATAAAAAATAG
- the LOC129722209 gene encoding N-alpha-acetyltransferase 35, NatC auxiliary subunit isoform X2 — protein MDLNSTGPQDLSITSARSVNHGNFSEELSAEQNPQQESVTIAGDAQNNEMRGAPTNGNNSAPELVNREWKEITADFFGCVKELNLGELIHDNMFGLFDAMSAIEMMDPKMDAGMCCNKETTPLNFQTAVESGQMKLANLEPRECIGIIDAIYSCIVSWLEGHSMAQTVLTCLYLHHPNQIEDKLIKAFSWAVHKMVNLIRNFILRAGVYEEEDFQPSTYGFDLCMELTETKACSMLKSAEEDWIRKIKEAEGEREKEEINALVSRLKFTRLLLQCLVALYPTKQNSSWNVSSSNASMVTNISPTKTEMIDIVKTLNGALELTQVMEKSIEYGTQPDPNSDTPNPMGFSMMVNQRLLPPTFPRYTKIKDRSVCILYLAEFIQRLKHACKIVHCTNYHSALNFFMDFSKKYVPCLLSRRILQALYLPSHDMVFGTKKLTEVLKESAKAFIAPPVLLPDNPLFNNPAACNCVDSFFAYNEHTFCVLFEICGYNRARQRDKLGIMLSNFANLQDEAERVDAYLHSLSMKNENPRQHLACFGTWVLYHCLRAMSFFLLSGLELELYSVHEYLYIFWYLYQFLFGWIVSALTRADTFLVEQDYVPDPKGAKGNQKKPKVKKRKGKTDAKENIFYQAMQHMCGGYYKALGGFIGEERIPEPLPMFDNEKVRFEHRFAPFATLSTPPPMAYADFKLMKSYMLKSPAEELYSSAAKHFHDARVLLESYPNPDEEWHEIVKVAKMNFVMMNLLASGLNRQSKAPPEFDFSCHRYFPIIKHKK, from the exons ATGGATCTAAACTCGACAGGCCCGCAAGATTTAAG TATAACATCTGCAAGATCAGTGAATCATGGAAATTTTAGTGAAGAACTTTCAGCAGAGCAGAACCCACAGCAGGAGTCTGTGACGATCGCAGGAGATGCACAGAACAATGAGATGCGCGGTGCACCTACCAATGGCAACAATTCTGCACCGGAACTAGTGAACCGCGAGTGGAAAGAAATAACCGCGGACTTTTTTGGGTGTGTCAAAGAATTGAACCTCGGCGAGCTGATTCACGATAATATGTTCGGACTCTTCGATGCCATGTCTGCTATCGAAATGATGGATCCGAAAATGGATGCTGGAATGTGCTGTAACAAGGAAACTACTCCGTTGAATTTTCAAACTGCTGTAGAG AGCGGGCAAATGAAATTGGCCAATTTGGAACCACGCGAATGCATTGGGATAATTGATGCTATTTACTCCTGTATTGTTTCCTGGTTGGAGGGCCATTCGATGGCGCAAACAGTACTTACTTGTCTGTATCTACATCATCCAAATCAAATAGAGGACAAATTGATTAAAGCATTTTCATGGGCCGTGCACAAGATGGTTAATTTGATTCGGAATTTCATCTTGCGCGCTGGCGTGTACGAGGAAGAAGATTTTCAGCCGAGTACTTACGGGTTTGATTTGTGTATGGAGCTGACGGAAACCAAGGCGTGCAGTATGCTGAAAAGCGCCGAAGAAGATTGGATCAGGAAAATCAAGGAAGCGGAAGGCGAACGGGAAAAAGAGGAAATCAACGCTCTCGTTAGTCGGCTGAAATTTACACGGTTACTGCTGCAATGCTTGGTTGCACTTTACCCAACCAAG CAAAATTCTTCCTGGAATGTCTCTAGTTCGAATGCTAGCATGGTAACA AATATTTCACCAACTAAAACGGAAATGATAGACATAGTGAAAACGCTCAACGGAGCACTGGAATTAACTCAAGTTATGGAGAAATCAATTGAGTACGGAACACAACCTGATCCGAATT CTGATACTCCAAATCCCATGGGATTTTCTATGATGGTTAATCAGAGACTGCTGCCACCTACTTTTCCACGCTACACCAAGATTAAAGATCGTTCGGTTTGCATTCTTTATCTGGCGGAGTTTATCCAACGATTGAAGCATGCATGTAAGATTGTACATTGCACTAACTATCACAGCGCCCTG AACTTCTTCATGGACTTCAGCAAGAAGTACGTGCCCTGCCTGTTGTCACGGCGTATTCTGCAAGCCTTGTATTTACCATCGCACGATATGGTTTTCGGGACCAAGAAGCTAACCGAAGTCTTGAAAGAATCCGCCAAAGCATTCATTGCACCACCCGTTCTACTGCCTGACAATCCTCTTTTTAACAATCCCGCT GCTTGCAATTGCGTGGACTCTTTCTTCGCCTACAATGAGCACACGTTTTGCGTACTGTTCGAAATTTGCGGCTACAATCGGGCCAGACAACGAGATAAATTAGGTATTATGCTGTCCAACTTTGCCAATCTGCAGGATGAAGCTGAACGAGTCGACGCCTATCTGCACTCACTTTCGATGAAAAACGAAAACCCTCGGCAACATCTAGCTTGCTTCGGAACGTGGGTACTGTATCACTGTTTGCGCGCGATGTCGTTCTTCCTGCTCTCGGGACTGGAGTTGGAACTATACTCAGTGCATGAGTATCTCTACATTTTCTGGTATCTGTATCAGTTCCTGTTCGGCTGGATTGTCTCAGCCTTGACTCGTGCCGATACATTCTTGGTAGAACAGGATTACGTCCCGGACCCGAAAGGGGCTAAAGGAaatcagaaaaagccaaaagtgAAAAAACGAAAGGGAAAAACCGACGCCAAAGAAAACATCTTCTATCAAGCAATGCAGCATATGTGTGGAGGTTATTATAAGGCACTTGGTGGTTTCATAGGCGAAGAACGAATTCCAGAGCCGCTTCCTATGTTCGATAACGAAAAGGTTCGCTTTGAGCATCGATTCGCGCCTTTCGCAACTCTATCAACGCCTCCTCCGATGGCGTACGCTGATTTCAAGCTAATGAAATCGTATATGCTCAAATCTCCGGCAGAAGAACTTTACTCATCGGCTGCCAAGCATTTTCACGATGCTCGTGTATTGTTGGAATCGTATCCTAATCCGGATGAAGAG TGGCACGAGATAGTAAAGGTAGCCAAAATGAATTTCGTGATGATGAATCTGCTGGCTAGTGGGTTGAATCGACAGTCGAAGGCACCACCAGAGTTTGATTTCTCATGTCATCGGTATTTTCCTATCATTAAGCATAAAAAATAG
- the LOC129722209 gene encoding N-alpha-acetyltransferase 35, NatC auxiliary subunit isoform X3: MDLNSTGPQDLSITSARSVNHGNFSEELSAEQNPQQESVTIAGDAQNNEMRGAPTNGNNSAPELVNREWKEITADFFGCVKELNLGELIHDNMFGLFDAMSAIEMMDPKMDAGMCCNKETTPLNFQTAVESGQMKLANLEPRECIGIIDAIYSCIVSWLEGHSMAQTVLTCLYLHHPNQIEDKLIKAFSWAVHKMVNLIRNFILRAGVYEEEDFQPSTYGFDLCMELTETKACSMLKSAEEDWIRKIKEAEGEREKEEINALVSRLKFTRLLLQCLVALYPTKQNSSWNVSSSNASMNISPTKTEMIDIVKTLNGALELTQVMEKSIEYGTQPDPNSDTPNPMGFSMMVNQRLLPPTFPRYTKIKDRSVCILYLAEFIQRLKHACKIVHCTNYHSALNFFMDFSKKYVPCLLSRRILQALYLPSHDMVFGTKKLTEVLKESAKAFIAPPVLLPDNPLFNNPAACNCVDSFFAYNEHTFCVLFEICGYNRARQRDKLGIMLSNFANLQDEAERVDAYLHSLSMKNENPRQHLACFGTWVLYHCLRAMSFFLLSGLELELYSVHEYLYIFWYLYQFLFGWIVSALTRADTFLVEQDYVPDPKGAKGNQKKPKVKKRKGKTDAKENIFYQAMQHMCGGYYKALGGFIGEERIPEPLPMFDNEKVRFEHRFAPFATLSTPPPMAYADFKLMKSYMLKSPAEELYSSAAKHFHDARVLLESYPNPDEEWHEIVKVAKMNFVMMNLLASGLNRQSKAPPEFDFSCHRYFPIIKHKK; this comes from the exons ATGGATCTAAACTCGACAGGCCCGCAAGATTTAAG TATAACATCTGCAAGATCAGTGAATCATGGAAATTTTAGTGAAGAACTTTCAGCAGAGCAGAACCCACAGCAGGAGTCTGTGACGATCGCAGGAGATGCACAGAACAATGAGATGCGCGGTGCACCTACCAATGGCAACAATTCTGCACCGGAACTAGTGAACCGCGAGTGGAAAGAAATAACCGCGGACTTTTTTGGGTGTGTCAAAGAATTGAACCTCGGCGAGCTGATTCACGATAATATGTTCGGACTCTTCGATGCCATGTCTGCTATCGAAATGATGGATCCGAAAATGGATGCTGGAATGTGCTGTAACAAGGAAACTACTCCGTTGAATTTTCAAACTGCTGTAGAG AGCGGGCAAATGAAATTGGCCAATTTGGAACCACGCGAATGCATTGGGATAATTGATGCTATTTACTCCTGTATTGTTTCCTGGTTGGAGGGCCATTCGATGGCGCAAACAGTACTTACTTGTCTGTATCTACATCATCCAAATCAAATAGAGGACAAATTGATTAAAGCATTTTCATGGGCCGTGCACAAGATGGTTAATTTGATTCGGAATTTCATCTTGCGCGCTGGCGTGTACGAGGAAGAAGATTTTCAGCCGAGTACTTACGGGTTTGATTTGTGTATGGAGCTGACGGAAACCAAGGCGTGCAGTATGCTGAAAAGCGCCGAAGAAGATTGGATCAGGAAAATCAAGGAAGCGGAAGGCGAACGGGAAAAAGAGGAAATCAACGCTCTCGTTAGTCGGCTGAAATTTACACGGTTACTGCTGCAATGCTTGGTTGCACTTTACCCAACCAAG CAAAATTCTTCCTGGAATGTCTCTAGTTCGAATGCTAGCATG AATATTTCACCAACTAAAACGGAAATGATAGACATAGTGAAAACGCTCAACGGAGCACTGGAATTAACTCAAGTTATGGAGAAATCAATTGAGTACGGAACACAACCTGATCCGAATT CTGATACTCCAAATCCCATGGGATTTTCTATGATGGTTAATCAGAGACTGCTGCCACCTACTTTTCCACGCTACACCAAGATTAAAGATCGTTCGGTTTGCATTCTTTATCTGGCGGAGTTTATCCAACGATTGAAGCATGCATGTAAGATTGTACATTGCACTAACTATCACAGCGCCCTG AACTTCTTCATGGACTTCAGCAAGAAGTACGTGCCCTGCCTGTTGTCACGGCGTATTCTGCAAGCCTTGTATTTACCATCGCACGATATGGTTTTCGGGACCAAGAAGCTAACCGAAGTCTTGAAAGAATCCGCCAAAGCATTCATTGCACCACCCGTTCTACTGCCTGACAATCCTCTTTTTAACAATCCCGCT GCTTGCAATTGCGTGGACTCTTTCTTCGCCTACAATGAGCACACGTTTTGCGTACTGTTCGAAATTTGCGGCTACAATCGGGCCAGACAACGAGATAAATTAGGTATTATGCTGTCCAACTTTGCCAATCTGCAGGATGAAGCTGAACGAGTCGACGCCTATCTGCACTCACTTTCGATGAAAAACGAAAACCCTCGGCAACATCTAGCTTGCTTCGGAACGTGGGTACTGTATCACTGTTTGCGCGCGATGTCGTTCTTCCTGCTCTCGGGACTGGAGTTGGAACTATACTCAGTGCATGAGTATCTCTACATTTTCTGGTATCTGTATCAGTTCCTGTTCGGCTGGATTGTCTCAGCCTTGACTCGTGCCGATACATTCTTGGTAGAACAGGATTACGTCCCGGACCCGAAAGGGGCTAAAGGAaatcagaaaaagccaaaagtgAAAAAACGAAAGGGAAAAACCGACGCCAAAGAAAACATCTTCTATCAAGCAATGCAGCATATGTGTGGAGGTTATTATAAGGCACTTGGTGGTTTCATAGGCGAAGAACGAATTCCAGAGCCGCTTCCTATGTTCGATAACGAAAAGGTTCGCTTTGAGCATCGATTCGCGCCTTTCGCAACTCTATCAACGCCTCCTCCGATGGCGTACGCTGATTTCAAGCTAATGAAATCGTATATGCTCAAATCTCCGGCAGAAGAACTTTACTCATCGGCTGCCAAGCATTTTCACGATGCTCGTGTATTGTTGGAATCGTATCCTAATCCGGATGAAGAG TGGCACGAGATAGTAAAGGTAGCCAAAATGAATTTCGTGATGATGAATCTGCTGGCTAGTGGGTTGAATCGACAGTCGAAGGCACCACCAGAGTTTGATTTCTCATGTCATCGGTATTTTCCTATCATTAAGCATAAAAAATAG
- the LOC129722210 gene encoding probable cytochrome P450 6d5, whose translation MLSYLVLIVLAAPIVYLLLLYQFSYWKRHGIPQLGPSLAFGDIGQLVRQQYCIGEMFGKLYEKCKQLPFVGVYVSFRPALMVNDTELIKDITVRDFDHFHDRGLHVNEQKDPLSGHLFALGGEKWRDHRAKLTPTFTSGRLKEMFPIMLEIGQVLQDHVGKRVHTEKVLEMREVMARFTTDVIASVGFGIKIDSINDKNETFREMGIRVFAHTLKNMLRLGSTIFTPKMNAIFGFKFVDQEVEDFMISIVRDTLEYREKNNVIRKDMMQLLLQLRNRGTVSYDEQWDASPTSAAKHISLEQVTAHAFVFFVAAYETSSTAMSFCLYQLAKNPHVQEKVHAEIDRILAKNQGKLTYNTLTEMKYLEGCIDETLRMYPSLPFLNRECNKAYKLPGTDHTIPKGTPVIIPIMGIHRDPDLFPEPEKFIPERFQDEQLYTSDAYLPFGIGPRICIGMRMGKVQTKVGLAMLLSKFNFRLTDEKQKNQELQLDPRSVILMPVGGIHLAVTERGVKNA comes from the coding sequence ATGTTGTCCTATCTAGTGTTGATCGTGCTAGCAGCGCCGATCGTGTATCTGTTACTACTCTATCAATTCAGTTATTGGAAGCGGCATGGAATTCCTCAGCTTGGACCGTCATTGGCGTTTGGTGATATCGGTCAGCTCGTCCGGCAGCAGTACTGCATCGGGGAAATGTTCGGCAAACTGTACGAAAAGTGCAAACAGCTTCCATTCGTTGGAGTCTATGTTTCGTTTCGTCCGGCGCTGATGGTTAATGATACTGAGCTGATTAAGGACATAACGGTGCGTGACTTCGATCATTTTCATGATCGAGGACTTCATGTTAATGAGCAGAAAGATCCGCTGAGCGGTCATTTGTTTGCACTTGGTGGTGAAAAATGGAGAGATCATCGCGCAAAGTTAACACCTACCTTTACTTCTGGTCGGTTGAAGGAAATGTTTCCAATTATGTTGGAAATAGGACAGGTGTTGCAGGATCATGTTGGTAAACGTGTTCATACGGAGAAAGTACTGGAAATGCGGGAAGTGATGGCTCGTTTTACAACCGACGTTATAGCTTCGGTGGGATTTGGCATCAAAATCGATTCCATAAACGATAAAAACGAAACATTTCGAGAAATGGGCATTCGAGTGTTTGCACAtactttgaaaaatatgttgcgtTTAGGAAGCACAATTTTCACACCGAAGATGAACGCGATCTTTGGGTTTAAATTTGTAGATCAAGAAGTAGAAGATTTCATGATAAGTATAGTTCGAGACACTTTGgaatatcgagaaaaaaataacGTTATCAGGAAGGATATGATGCAGCTCTTGCTGCAGTTGCGGAATCGCGGCACAGTTTCCTATGATGAGCAGTGGGATGCCAGTCCTACTTCTGCAGCGAAACACATATCTTTGGAACAGGTTACGGCTCATGCCTTTGTGTTTTTTGTTGCCGCCTATGAAACCTCTTCAACAGCTATGTCTTTTTGCTTGTATCAGCTGGCTAAGAATCCCCACGTTCAGGAGAAAGTTCATGCAGAAATTGATAGAATTCTAGCAAAGAATCAAGGCAAGCTTACGTACAACACCCTGACGGAAATGAAATATTTAGAGGGTTGCATCGATGAAACCCTACGCATGTACCCTTCTTTGCCATTTTTGAACCGAGAATGTAATAAGGCTTATAAATTACCTGGAACGGATCACACAATTCCTAAGGGAACTCCCGTAATAATTCCTATAATGGGTATACATCGTGATCCAGATTTGTTTCCCGAGCCGGAAAAGTTTATCCCGGAACGATTCCAAGACGAACAGCTTTACACCAGTGATGCGTATCTGCCTTTCGGAATTGGACCTAGAATTTGTATTGGTATGAGAATGGGTAAGGTTCAAACGAAGGTTGGTTTGGCTATGTTACTGTCGAAGTTCAACTTCCGGTTGACTGATGAAAAGCAGAAGAATCAGGAACTACAGCTAGATCCGCGGTCGGTTATTTTGATGCCAGTTGGAGGCATTCATCTTGCCGTCACGGAAAGGGGTGTAAAAAATGCATGA
- the LOC129722209 gene encoding N-alpha-acetyltransferase 35, NatC auxiliary subunit isoform X4 — protein sequence MDLNSTGPQDLSITSARSVNHGNFSEELSAEQNPQQESVTIAGDAQNNEMRGAPTNGNNSAPELVNREWKEITADFFGCVKELNLGELIHDNMFGLFDAMSAIEMMDPKMDAGMCCNKETTPLNFQTAVESGQMKLANLEPRECIGIIDAIYSCIVSWLEGHSMAQTVLTCLYLHHPNQIEDKLIKAFSWAVHKMVNLIRNFILRAGVYEEEDFQPSTYGFDLCMELTETKACSMLKSAEEDWIRKIKEAEGEREKEEINALVSRLKFTRLLLQCLVALYPTKNISPTKTEMIDIVKTLNGALELTQVMEKSIEYGTQPDPNSDTPNPMGFSMMVNQRLLPPTFPRYTKIKDRSVCILYLAEFIQRLKHACKIVHCTNYHSALNFFMDFSKKYVPCLLSRRILQALYLPSHDMVFGTKKLTEVLKESAKAFIAPPVLLPDNPLFNNPAACNCVDSFFAYNEHTFCVLFEICGYNRARQRDKLGIMLSNFANLQDEAERVDAYLHSLSMKNENPRQHLACFGTWVLYHCLRAMSFFLLSGLELELYSVHEYLYIFWYLYQFLFGWIVSALTRADTFLVEQDYVPDPKGAKGNQKKPKVKKRKGKTDAKENIFYQAMQHMCGGYYKALGGFIGEERIPEPLPMFDNEKVRFEHRFAPFATLSTPPPMAYADFKLMKSYMLKSPAEELYSSAAKHFHDARVLLESYPNPDEEWHEIVKVAKMNFVMMNLLASGLNRQSKAPPEFDFSCHRYFPIIKHKK from the exons ATGGATCTAAACTCGACAGGCCCGCAAGATTTAAG TATAACATCTGCAAGATCAGTGAATCATGGAAATTTTAGTGAAGAACTTTCAGCAGAGCAGAACCCACAGCAGGAGTCTGTGACGATCGCAGGAGATGCACAGAACAATGAGATGCGCGGTGCACCTACCAATGGCAACAATTCTGCACCGGAACTAGTGAACCGCGAGTGGAAAGAAATAACCGCGGACTTTTTTGGGTGTGTCAAAGAATTGAACCTCGGCGAGCTGATTCACGATAATATGTTCGGACTCTTCGATGCCATGTCTGCTATCGAAATGATGGATCCGAAAATGGATGCTGGAATGTGCTGTAACAAGGAAACTACTCCGTTGAATTTTCAAACTGCTGTAGAG AGCGGGCAAATGAAATTGGCCAATTTGGAACCACGCGAATGCATTGGGATAATTGATGCTATTTACTCCTGTATTGTTTCCTGGTTGGAGGGCCATTCGATGGCGCAAACAGTACTTACTTGTCTGTATCTACATCATCCAAATCAAATAGAGGACAAATTGATTAAAGCATTTTCATGGGCCGTGCACAAGATGGTTAATTTGATTCGGAATTTCATCTTGCGCGCTGGCGTGTACGAGGAAGAAGATTTTCAGCCGAGTACTTACGGGTTTGATTTGTGTATGGAGCTGACGGAAACCAAGGCGTGCAGTATGCTGAAAAGCGCCGAAGAAGATTGGATCAGGAAAATCAAGGAAGCGGAAGGCGAACGGGAAAAAGAGGAAATCAACGCTCTCGTTAGTCGGCTGAAATTTACACGGTTACTGCTGCAATGCTTGGTTGCACTTTACCCAACCAAG AATATTTCACCAACTAAAACGGAAATGATAGACATAGTGAAAACGCTCAACGGAGCACTGGAATTAACTCAAGTTATGGAGAAATCAATTGAGTACGGAACACAACCTGATCCGAATT CTGATACTCCAAATCCCATGGGATTTTCTATGATGGTTAATCAGAGACTGCTGCCACCTACTTTTCCACGCTACACCAAGATTAAAGATCGTTCGGTTTGCATTCTTTATCTGGCGGAGTTTATCCAACGATTGAAGCATGCATGTAAGATTGTACATTGCACTAACTATCACAGCGCCCTG AACTTCTTCATGGACTTCAGCAAGAAGTACGTGCCCTGCCTGTTGTCACGGCGTATTCTGCAAGCCTTGTATTTACCATCGCACGATATGGTTTTCGGGACCAAGAAGCTAACCGAAGTCTTGAAAGAATCCGCCAAAGCATTCATTGCACCACCCGTTCTACTGCCTGACAATCCTCTTTTTAACAATCCCGCT GCTTGCAATTGCGTGGACTCTTTCTTCGCCTACAATGAGCACACGTTTTGCGTACTGTTCGAAATTTGCGGCTACAATCGGGCCAGACAACGAGATAAATTAGGTATTATGCTGTCCAACTTTGCCAATCTGCAGGATGAAGCTGAACGAGTCGACGCCTATCTGCACTCACTTTCGATGAAAAACGAAAACCCTCGGCAACATCTAGCTTGCTTCGGAACGTGGGTACTGTATCACTGTTTGCGCGCGATGTCGTTCTTCCTGCTCTCGGGACTGGAGTTGGAACTATACTCAGTGCATGAGTATCTCTACATTTTCTGGTATCTGTATCAGTTCCTGTTCGGCTGGATTGTCTCAGCCTTGACTCGTGCCGATACATTCTTGGTAGAACAGGATTACGTCCCGGACCCGAAAGGGGCTAAAGGAaatcagaaaaagccaaaagtgAAAAAACGAAAGGGAAAAACCGACGCCAAAGAAAACATCTTCTATCAAGCAATGCAGCATATGTGTGGAGGTTATTATAAGGCACTTGGTGGTTTCATAGGCGAAGAACGAATTCCAGAGCCGCTTCCTATGTTCGATAACGAAAAGGTTCGCTTTGAGCATCGATTCGCGCCTTTCGCAACTCTATCAACGCCTCCTCCGATGGCGTACGCTGATTTCAAGCTAATGAAATCGTATATGCTCAAATCTCCGGCAGAAGAACTTTACTCATCGGCTGCCAAGCATTTTCACGATGCTCGTGTATTGTTGGAATCGTATCCTAATCCGGATGAAGAG TGGCACGAGATAGTAAAGGTAGCCAAAATGAATTTCGTGATGATGAATCTGCTGGCTAGTGGGTTGAATCGACAGTCGAAGGCACCACCAGAGTTTGATTTCTCATGTCATCGGTATTTTCCTATCATTAAGCATAAAAAATAG